From the Actinomycetes bacterium genome, one window contains:
- a CDS encoding site-specific integrase has translation YDFHRDAGSGPILNPFPLDRSRRGSRAHAHHNPMEPYRNERAGLYRPRVPTRIPRSVPDAEFNEIFARLPSHRDRALVAFYVSTGARASELLSATVAGVDPGRQVITVVRKGTRALQELPASTDAFVWLRLYQLELADAIPRGRRQPLWWTLRRPVRPLTYHAAHRMFERVNQRAGSQATLHSLRHTAAYRMAEDPTLPLTDVQLVLGHAQLTTTQIYLTPRKEDVVRRVLAHHAEQTRRAATRARPAPAPGYRPETLEVLFGNQTS, from the coding sequence TACGACTTCCACCGGGACGCCGGCTCCGGGCCGATCCTCAACCCGTTCCCGCTGGATCGATCTCGGCGCGGTAGCCGGGCGCACGCGCATCACAACCCGATGGAGCCCTACCGCAACGAGCGCGCCGGGCTCTACCGGCCACGGGTGCCCACACGGATCCCGAGGAGTGTGCCGGATGCGGAGTTCAACGAGATCTTCGCGCGGTTGCCGTCGCACCGGGACCGGGCGCTGGTGGCGTTCTACGTGTCGACCGGGGCGCGGGCCTCGGAGTTGCTGTCAGCCACAGTGGCGGGGGTGGATCCGGGGCGGCAGGTGATCACGGTCGTGCGCAAGGGCACTCGTGCGTTGCAGGAGCTGCCCGCCTCCACCGACGCGTTCGTGTGGTTGCGGCTCTACCAGCTCGAGCTGGCCGACGCCATCCCGCGCGGGCGGCGGCAGCCGCTGTGGTGGACGTTGCGCCGCCCGGTCCGCCCGCTGACCTACCACGCGGCCCACCGCATGTTCGAGCGCGTCAACCAGCGGGCGGGCAGCCAGGCGACGCTGCACTCGCTGCGGCACACGGCCGCCTACCGGATGGCCGAGGACCCGACCCTGCCGCTGACGGATGTCCAGCTCGTGCTGGGGCATGCCCAGCTCACTACGACGCAGATCTATCTGACCCCCCGTAAAGAGGACGTGGTCCGCCGGGTGCTGGCCCACCACGCCGAGCAGACCCGGCGCGCAGCCACGCGGGCGCGTCCGGCTCCCGCGCCTGGCTACCGGCCCGAGACCCTGGAGGTCTTGTTTGGGAACCAGACGTCGTGA